A section of the Malus sylvestris chromosome 17, drMalSylv7.2, whole genome shotgun sequence genome encodes:
- the LOC126611247 gene encoding disease resistance protein RUN1-like, translating into MNTTRSAHATAAAATSSSSRLSNNWKYEVFLSSGDDTRTTFTDHLFSALSDAGINTFVDHQLRREEHIQSELDGEIEGSRIAIVVFSKKYAESGCCLRELSKIMREGKVVYPIFYDVDPSQVRKQSGSFGEAFRKHEGQEDPNEVEQWRNDLKACADVSGRNLKTTADGREALFIQNVVGDIIALTKTRDLQTSQSTTRLEYLVAWARVPYYIFFFLSFSLGGPVLSLPDMSI; encoded by the exons ATGAATACCACCAGATCCGCCCATGcaaccgccgccgccgccacttCGTCTTCGTCTCGGCTTTCAAACAACTGGAAGTACGAGGTGTTCCTCAGCTCAGGCGACGATACACGCACTACCTTCACAGACCACCTCTTCAGTGCGTTAAGCGATGCCGGAATTAACACGTTTGTAGACCACCAGCTCAGAAGAGAGGAACATATACAGAGCGAACTTGACGGAGAAATCGAAGGGTCGAGGATCGCCATCGTCGTCTTCTCAAAGAAGTACGCGGAGTCCGGATGTTGCCTGAGGGAGCTGTCGAAGATCATGAGAGAGGGGAAAGTAGTCTATCCTATATTCTACGACGTTGACCCTTCTCAAGTGAGGAAACAGAGTGGTAGTTTTGGGGAAGCATTTCGGAAGCATGAAGGGCAGGAAGATCCAAATGAAGTCGAGCAGTGGAGAAATGATCTTAAGGCTTGTGCAGATGTGAGTGGGCGGAATCTTAAAACCACGGCGGACGG GCGTGAAGCATTGTTTATCCAGAATGTTGTTGGGGACATCATCGCACTAACAAAAACCAGAGACTTGCAAACAAGTCAGTCAACCACTCGGTTGGAATACCTCGTCGCGTGGGCCAGAGTTccctactatatttttttttttttgtctttttcccTGGGCGGTCCCGTTCTCTCCCTCCCTGACATGTCGATTTAG